The window TAGATAGCTTTATTGTTCTTATCAACAATGAAAACGTATTTTTTATTTTGATCTGTACTGATGGATTGTTGAGGAATCAATAGAACTACTTCATCTTCACTTTGGCCTAAGGCTACTGTGACAAACATGCCAGGTAATAACACCCCTTCTTTATTGCCCAATTTTGCGCGAGCTCGAATTGTTCCTGTACTTACATCAAGCCGATTATCAAAGCTGTATATTGTACCGTTAAAAGAATCTTCCTTGTTCCCCATGATATAAAGTTTTACAGGGATTTCCCGCTCTAAATTGCGATTCTGCGCCACACTCCTAACACTGTCCAAATATGTTTGTTCGTCCACTTCAAAATCTGCATAAATAGGATCATTTGCCACAATACGAGTCATTAAAGGAGCATTAACTCCAGGTTGAACTAAGTTTCCGACTGTCAGCTCCACACGTCCTGCACGGCCAGAAATCGGAGCTTGTACATAAGCGTGCTCTAGGTCCACTTTGGCTTGTTTAAGATCAGCTTCAGCCGACTTAATAGAAGCTTCAGCCACTTTATTCGCATTAAACCTTTCGTCGTAAATACGCTGAGCGACAGCTTGTGTTTTGATCATATTTGCAGCGCGATCCATTTCAAGCTTGGCATATTCAGCATTTGCTTGTGCAGTAGCAATCCTAGCTTCGGCTCTAGCAACAGCCGCCTCATACGGCCGCGGGTCAATGACAAATAGCACATCCCCCGCCTTGACAAGCTCCCCATCCTCAAAATGTACTTCAGTGATTCTTCCACTTACTTGAGGACGGATTTCTGCGATATCGACAGCTTCCAAGCGCCCAGAAAACTCGGACCACATGCGCACTTTTTGCTGTTGAATTGTTTTGACAGTAACTGTGGGAATGGCTTGTGCTGCTGCAGGCGGTGGGCTGCGATACAGATAATAAGCAACTCCGGCAGCAGCAAAAGCTAAAAAAATGAAAGACAAAACAAAACGTTTCATTATTTTATTATCACGGTATTGTGGCACATTGTTAAATAAATAGTTTATACATAAATGGTTCACAAGAAGGAAGCAAGCAAAATTCAATTATGCGGTTGTCAAAAAAATGGACTAATGAAAATTCGGTAGCTGATAATCTTGATAAGACAGGTAATCAGGCCGTCTCGGCCTGATTACCTTCTTGTTGTCCTCTCACTCAAGAGCTTCCAAAACCACCTCAATTATCATTTGTTCTTTTTTATGGTGTGATGACGATATTAATAGGTGAGCTTTCAACGCCTGCTGGATTAAATGCTGTAATGGCATAGCCATAAGAAACTCCTTTTTTCCTATTATGATCTTTATAAGTGTCTGTAGATGCATCTACTGTTGCGATTTTCTTTCCATTACGATAAATAAAATAGCCGATGACTTCGGGGGATGGACTAGGCGTCCATTTCAGTTGGTTATATAGTTCATATTGCATTAAGAATTCATTTTTCTTTTGCTTACCTAGAAGATTTGATGGCGGTTCCAAATCGCTTGGGTAGCCTAAAAAATTCAGTTGCACAAACGTAGGACTATAGGTAAGCGAATAATTTGGAGTTTTTCCGGTAAATGTAACGAAATCAAAGGTACCTGTAATGTCAGACGAAGTGAGAACTATGTAAGTTCCAGGTTGTGCGTTTGGATCTAGATTGATCTCCAAAGTACCTGCTAACGATGCAGGCCCGGTAACAGTAACAACGGAAGAGGTGCTGCTTGAATCAATTTCAATATGTACAAGACTCCCAAGTGTGCCGTTATTTAGATCTGCAGGATTTAGGACCAAACTACCAAGTGTGAGCATTCCTCCCGTGTCTGGAGAGATTATTCCGGAATTAACAAAAACACTTCCAGTCAAGATCCCACTTCCACTCAACGTACCTCTTTGCGAACTAAAGCCAATGTTTCTACAGACAAAAATGGATGCGTTATCGATCTGTCC is drawn from Parachlamydiales bacterium and contains these coding sequences:
- a CDS encoding efflux RND transporter periplasmic adaptor subunit, producing MKRFVLSFIFLAFAAAGVAYYLYRSPPPAAAQAIPTVTVKTIQQQKVRMWSEFSGRLEAVDIAEIRPQVSGRITEVHFEDGELVKAGDVLFVIDPRPYEAAVARAEARIATAQANAEYAKLEMDRAANMIKTQAVAQRIYDERFNANKVAEASIKSAEADLKQAKVDLEHAYVQAPISGRAGRVELTVGNLVQPGVNAPLMTRIVANDPIYADFEVDEQTYLDSVRSVAQNRNLEREIPVKLYIMGNKEDSFNGTIYSFDNRLDVSTGTIRARAKLGNKEGVLLPGMFVTVALGQSEDEVVLLIPQQSISTDQNKKYVFIVDKNNKAIYREVTLGKEYFNQRVVLQGVKQGDRVVVNGMQHIKAGEIVKPMEAKAK